One Nicotiana sylvestris chromosome 12, ASM39365v2, whole genome shotgun sequence genomic window carries:
- the LOC104249174 gene encoding BAG family molecular chaperone regulator 2-like: MMKRKLKFNGGKAESADKTSSTAAAAVKEEVIEWEMRPGGMLVQRRSDNSDVPITLNLRIRVAYGAARYEISVNPHATFGELKKLLTEETGLQPGEQRLIIRGKERENGEYLDMCGVKDRSKIILIEDPESKEKRFMQMRKNAKIQATHRLINDVSAEIDKLAEQISAIEKSIGNGKKVAELQITTLIEMLMRQAVKLDNIDVEGDACAQKNLQGQRVQKCVETLDVLKIANAKIKPVIVTTMWETFDPPPATTNWELFD; the protein is encoded by the exons ATGATGAAGAGAAAACTGAAATTCAACGGCGGAAAAGCCGAGAGTGCGGATAAGACCTCGTCGACCGCCGCTGCCGCCGTCAAAGAGGAGGTAATAGAGTGGGAGATGAGGCCCGGAGGCATGTTAGTGCAGAGACGGAGTGATAATTCCGACGTTCCAATAACTCTGAATTTGCGGATTCGTGTGGCTTATGGTGCTGCTCGGTATGAGATCTCCGTCAATCCTCACGCCACTTTTG GGGAATTGAAGAAGTTATTAACAGAAGAAACAGGATTAcaacctggagaacagagactaATAATcagaggaaaagaaagagaaaatggaGAATATTTAGACATGTGTGGAGTCAAAGATCGATCAAAAATCATCCTAATCGAGGATCCAGAAAGCAAGGAGAAAAGATTCATGCAAATGAGGAAGAACGCCAAAATCCAAGCCACTCATCGCTTGATTAACGATGTGTCCGCAGAAATTGATAAACTGGCTGAGCAG ATATCTGCAATTGAAAAGTcaattggaaatgggaagaaagtaGCAGAATTACAGATCACTACTTTGATTGAGATGTTAATGAGACAAGCTGTCAAGTTGGATAACATTGATGTAGAAGGAGATGCATGTGCCCAGAAGAATTTGCAG GGACAAAGAGTGCAAAAATGTGTGGAAACCCTTGATGTGCTAAAAATAGCCAATGCAAAAATAAAGCCAGTTATAGTCACCACCATGTGGGAAACTTTTGATCCACCTCCTGCTACCACAAATTGGGAATTATTTGATTGA
- the LOC138882803 gene encoding uncharacterized protein: MMKDLMSRKFDFQDLATVTLTQTCSATVTRPIAEKLSDPGSFTIPCTIGNFAFAKALCDLGTNINLIPLAIYKRLGIGRARPTSMLLQLANRTVKRPSSILDDVLIQVGKFVIPADFVILDCKVDEEIPIILGRPFLATGRALIDCDTGSSR, translated from the coding sequence atgatgaaggacttaatgtcccgaaaatttgatttccaagacttggccacagttactcttactcagacctgtagtgcaacggtgactagaccaattgctGAGAAGTTGTCTGACCCAGggagctttacaattccatgcactattggtaattttgctttCGCTAAAGCACTTTGTGATCTAGGGACCAACATAAATCTTATTCCCCTAGcgatctataagaggttgggtattggaagagctagacccacctctatgttgttgcagctggctaACAGGACTGTAAAAAGACCCTCTAGTATCctggatgatgtgttgattcaggtagggaaatttgtgatccctgcagattttgtgatcttagactgcaaagtggatgaagagattcccataattttgggaaggccgttcttggccactgggagagctctcattgattgtgatACTGGtagctcaagatga